A window of Gadus chalcogrammus isolate NIFS_2021 chromosome 2, NIFS_Gcha_1.0, whole genome shotgun sequence genomic DNA:
TTGGTGGTGGGCAGCCATAGTTGTGTTTACATGCTCTAGCCTTTATGTTCGCTGCCTTGGAGAAGCTAGCACTGTGCCACTCATGAGCCAGGGTGTTCTGCAGAGCCCCTCTTGTCTCCTCTGAACCTGGGTTTGTTCCTGGTTTTGGTTTTGGCTCGTCTGTCGGTCTCTCACTCCCTATCCCTACCCACAGAGTGTAGCTGGTACGGTCTCGGGTTCCACGAGACTCCACGATAAAAGCTCTTTTGATTGCGTTACCATCTTTAGGTATTTCCGTCTTCAGAAACTTGATGTGTAGAAATATACCGTTTCTGTTTAATCGTTGAATATGCTGTATTAAATGTACCTCCAATAAATTAATACTTTTTCTAATTTGAAAACCATTCCAACGGCTTTAGACTTTCCTGTTGCCTTAATGTTGACGTCTGCCATGCCGTGCAGTGAAAGTTATTACCCGCTTACCGGACCGTTTGTCTTctcctgtttttgttttccagttATTAGAGCAAAGGTCATCGCCATGAACAAGGTCGATGTTGGCAACGACGTCTACGGGAATCCAGTGAAACAAGTCAAGTATGACGTCAAGCTGATCAAGGTGAATATTCTCCTTTGACGTTGTGTTGAAACGTGCAGTCTTCAAATCGGCCTATTTTAATCTACTGTCTGTGGTCTCCTGCTAGATGTTCAAAGGGCCAGTCATGGATATTGAGGCCATCTACACAGCCCCCATCTCTGCTCTATGTGGAGTGACTCTGGACATTGAAGGCCAGATGGAGTACCTTATAACAGGTACAccttacccccccacccccctcttacgcacttattgtaggtTGTACGTCCTGACACTTAATAAACACACTCATTGTTACTTCGTATTcacatttaaattattttatattcAGAATCAACTCATTTTTACGAAGGTGGAATTACTTGGGAATCGTTGATAACCAATATTAAACCCACCAAAACGGTTATCTTACTAAATGTTCAGAGTGCCATCCTTCACCCTTCCTCgaggagagaccccccccccccatgaaaaacactgactgactgaatcCTCCAACCATCTGGTTTTCTTCTCCGTCTATCTTTAAGGTAAACTGGAGAGCGACGGCAACGTGCACGTGACCCTGTGTGACTTCATCGAGCCCTGGGATGCCATGAGCCCCATCCAGAAGAAGAGCCTGCCTGAGAGATACCACATGGGCTGCAACTGCAAGGTACCAACTTACTCTACCCTTGTCTTCTGTAGAAAGAGAAGGATAGTGAGGATTAATAAGCAGGTCCTTAATCCCTGCTTATTAAGGACCTGTATCCAAAAGatgtgtctttctttctgttctctctttctctttccccttttctctttcttttccttttaccctcttttcctttttctttccctttttcctttttctctttctcttctccttttttctctttttttcctttccccttatctttctcttttttcctttctctttctccttctctttcctctttctctctttttttttttttttcctttctctctccaaaGTGTACTGAATGGTTagacatcagctccgctcctcGGGTCAATCAGACCACGGTCCCTAACGCCGCGGGTCCCCGTACAGATCGTCCGCTGTGAGACCCTCCCCTGCGCGCTGCACGCTGACAACGAGTGCCTGTGGACCGACTGGGTTCTGGAGAACTACATCAGCGGCCCCCAGGCACAGCACTTCGCCTGCATCCAGCGGAAGGACAACTCCTGCGCCTGGTACCGGGGAGCGGCCCCGCCCAAGAAGGACTTCCTGGACATCGAGGAACCCTAACCCGCTCGTCTTGGACGCCGACTCACACTCAACGGGCCTGCCGTCTAGAAAATACTTATG
This region includes:
- the LOC130405770 gene encoding metalloproteinase inhibitor 2-like — its product is MTWTVNGCLVALAILFAWRVEDFAEACSCSPAHPQQAFCSSDVVIRAKVIAMNKVDVGNDVYGNPVKQVKYDVKLIKMFKGPVMDIEAIYTAPISALCGVTLDIEGQMEYLITGKLESDGNVHVTLCDFIEPWDAMSPIQKKSLPERYHMGCNCKIVRCETLPCALHADNECLWTDWVLENYISGPQAQHFACIQRKDNSCAWYRGAAPPKKDFLDIEEP